Proteins encoded within one genomic window of Bacillus thuringiensis:
- a CDS encoding YflJ family protein, which translates to MYFGSKGWYVKELKKLGIRTYEGKKLESYRTHVLSSLLERMKKASA; encoded by the coding sequence ATGTATTTCGGAAGCAAAGGTTGGTATGTAAAAGAACTTAAAAAATTAGGTATCCGTACTTATGAAGGTAAAAAACTAGAATCGTATCGTACGCATGTGTTATCTAGTTTACTTGAGAGAATGAAGAAGGCTTCAGCTTAA
- a CDS encoding YhzD family protein: MGVYVLTVFEKDGSKALDESFEAATEKEAKAKGESILKEKGLYEKTHRCTSTAGKLVLFQR; this comes from the coding sequence ATGGGAGTATACGTTCTAACAGTCTTTGAAAAAGATGGTTCAAAAGCATTAGATGAATCATTCGAGGCGGCAACTGAAAAAGAAGCGAAAGCAAAAGGTGAATCTATTTTAAAAGAAAAAGGATTGTATGAAAAAACACATCGCTGTACATCTACTGCAGGTAAGCTCGTTTTATTCCAGCGCTAA